In Acidobacteriota bacterium, a single genomic region encodes these proteins:
- a CDS encoding 6-bladed beta-propeller, with protein sequence MSQRKHHPAPFVALICLAAFLSCKDDRHTIRRENGYIIVENKTLGKSAVSAGRVVFQDLFSIGKESGDENEMFFSVLPKVRTDKNGNIYVWDGVDRKLSKYDRSGMFVWRIGRRGQGPEDFEAVYDFSIGENEKIYLLGDMSLKIYSTDGVYMDFFKLDQSTLCNIDVIEDAGLLLNAWGPGRTSVFAFFYSREGKFIREFPDSYAYGPELGPGGISTGKAIRHLGRHIYFSLPDKYEIREYDLQGRLLRVIRRDVHLDPFNITTQDGKITRISGRDRSGPCFIWKNEYIINKLIINRRDEGLPNERYIDFFDKRGFYMGSEPIPPDMYLDHIDDEGRAFFVQQHPFPAILCKRLIIHDP encoded by the coding sequence ATGAGTCAACGAAAACATCATCCGGCGCCGTTCGTCGCATTGATCTGCCTGGCGGCTTTTCTTTCCTGCAAGGACGACCGGCACACCATCCGCCGGGAAAACGGCTACATCATCGTAGAAAACAAGACGCTGGGAAAATCGGCCGTTTCTGCCGGAAGAGTGGTCTTTCAAGACCTGTTTTCCATCGGGAAGGAGTCCGGGGACGAAAACGAAATGTTTTTCAGTGTTCTTCCAAAGGTGCGAACCGATAAAAACGGAAATATTTATGTCTGGGATGGAGTGGACCGCAAGCTTTCGAAATACGACAGGTCCGGAATGTTCGTATGGCGGATCGGCCGAAGGGGCCAGGGCCCCGAAGATTTCGAAGCCGTTTACGATTTTTCCATAGGAGAGAATGAAAAAATCTATCTCCTGGGAGACATGTCTCTGAAAATCTATTCAACCGACGGTGTCTACATGGATTTTTTCAAGTTGGATCAAAGCACTTTATGCAATATCGATGTCATCGAGGATGCCGGTCTCCTGTTGAATGCTTGGGGTCCGGGACGAACATCTGTTTTCGCTTTTTTCTATTCTAGGGAAGGCAAGTTTATCAGGGAATTCCCGGATTCCTATGCCTATGGTCCTGAACTTGGCCCGGGAGGGATCTCCACAGGAAAAGCAATCCGCCATCTGGGTCGTCACATCTATTTCAGCTTGCCCGACAAGTACGAGATCAGGGAATATGACCTTCAGGGTCGATTGCTGAGAGTGATCCGGAGAGATGTCCATCTGGATCCTTTCAATATCACAACCCAGGACGGCAAGATAACCAGGATCAGCGGGAGAGACAGATCCGGGCCCTGTTTTATCTGGAAAAACGAATATATCATCAATAAATTGATTATCAACCGTAGGGATGAAGGTTTGCCTAATGAACGTTACATTGATTTCTTCGATAAAAGAGGATTCTATATGGGATCCGAGCCTATCCCTCCGGATATGTATCTCGACCACATCGATGATGAAGGCCGGGCCTTTTTTGTTCAACAACACCCGTTTCCCGCGATCCTTTGCAAGCGTCTGATCATTCATGACCCTTGA